The window TTTCATGTATTAGTTCATAATAACAAATGTCGGCTTATCTTTATGTGCAAAATCCAACTAAAGTTTGGAATCTATGCCTTGTGCTAGAGATTAATGTGGGGCAATGGGTTAtgcatattttgttttgaaCTTTGTGCTGGACAAAATCTTAAGCAGTGGTTTTGATGTTGATTCATATGAGAAACCCATGATCAATGGGGACTTTGCATTAACATCTTTGAAATTTGTCCTCATTGCattattgggtttttgtgatTACATAATCTATTTAGCTTTTCTGGAATTGGGTATTCATGAAAGTGTGAGGGTTGGTTTGAGCATTGTACTTTACTTTCCTCAAACCATTTATTCTTTTACtttattcttagaatttttgCACTCAGATAGTGCAATAGGGATATATTTTCCTGAAGCTGCAATCTCTGGAAATACTCTGCTGCCTTCTGTGTTTCTGGATTTCATTTTCCAACAGTTTCACTAGCAATCTGATTATTGTTTCATTGGGACTCTTGTAGGTTCATGTTGTTTTACTTCATTTTGTCAATAGTATTGTTTTCTCAAAGAGTCCCCCTTCATTTCATATAATAGTGAGTGAACAATTAGAGAAGGAAAAGTAAAGCCATGAGTTTTTTAACAGGGTCCTCAAAAGATTCTTGGCATCCAATCATGACTGGTGATACAACAACCTCAAGTTACTGGATGAATTGGAGGGTCTTGCTGTGTGCCATATGGGTTTCAATTACGATCACTTTCGCATTCACTCTAATATGGAAACATGAAGGTTTCCGCAAACGCCATAGCCCAGAAACCCAGCAAGAAAGTGAAGGAGGTTTGTATGATGATGAAACTTGGAAGCCATGTTTGAAAGGAATCCACCCAGCTTGGTTGTTGAGTTTCAGAGTTCTTGCTTTCTTGGTGCTTTTAGCACTGCTCATTGCCACTGCTTTAACAGATGGAGGCAGCATATTTTACTATTACACTCAGTAAgcaattttaatttcttcttaaGATTATTTATAGTATGGAAAAACTTGCACAATAAGATAATTGcaggattttgtttgtatataatttcctgccttcaaaaaaaaatttcctgttTTCAACTTATGTCACACCTTTCTGTACACCCAACATTTATCTTGtatgatatgaaaaaaatagAAGACTAAGAGTATAATTGAAAGATTTTCCAAAATAAGTATATGCAAatattttagaaactttttcctttacctagagttagaatttaaaaaatattaactttttaaGTGTGAAGTTGGTCAAGAATTAACTTTGTGTGATGCCATTTTTGGTTAATCATTTGATGTAGAGACCATATAATTTACCTattcgttttttttttggtgggcaGGTGGACTTTTACATCAATCACCATTTATTTTGGGGTATGTGTTGCATCTTCAGTGAACCTTCTCTAATAATGAAtcatctctctctgtctctctctttcttatctgcattagtaattttttttttttttttttgcttatgaTCTCAATTTCAATGTGTAGCTTGGATCATTGCTCTCCATGCGTGGCTGTTACCAATATCATAAGAAAGCTGGAGGTGACAGAGTTGATAATGTAGAGGTGGATACAGAGCTAGGTTCTTGTGTATCTACTTCAGATAGCCAAGATTCCAAAATGTCAAACCCATCCAAAATCTCAGGCCCCAATACACAATGTCATGTACGTGAACCTGCAGGCTTCTGGGGTTATGtctttcaaataatttttcagGTAATTTGTTCAAGAATGAGTTGCTGAAGTAGGAAATATATAGTGCTTATGCATTGCATGGACATGCAACTTTTTCCTATAATCTGTTTCTCTGCCTCTCATTATATGCTAGCACTTGGTAActccttttaaattttagacttaaggcaaaattttattattgtgcATGAATATGATTATATTACCAATGTAATCCTTGACCTTTTCACCACCAGTTCAATTACAGAATGAGTAATGACAAGCAGGGCTTTTTCATCAACTAACTAATTTTACTTCTCAATTGAAATTGTACTAT of the Quercus robur chromosome 10, dhQueRobu3.1, whole genome shotgun sequence genome contains:
- the LOC126702660 gene encoding uncharacterized protein LOC126702660 isoform X1, coding for MSFLTGSSKDSWHPIMTGDTTTSSYWMNWRVLLCAIWVSITITFAFTLIWKHEGFRKRHSPETQQESEGGLYDDETWKPCLKGIHPAWLLSFRVLAFLVLLALLIATALTDGGSIFYYYTQWTFTSITIYFGLGSLLSMRGCYQYHKKAGGDRVDNVEVDTELGSCVSTSDSQDSKMSNPSKISGPNTQCHVREPAGFWGYVFQIIFQMNAGAVLLTDCVFWFIIVPFLLIKDYNLNFLVINMHSINAVFLLGETALNCLRFSWFRIGYFCLWTVVYVIFQWILHACVKLWWPYPFLDLSSPYAPLWYLSVALMHIPCYGIFVLIMKLKHLVLSAKFPQSYQCLR
- the LOC126702660 gene encoding uncharacterized protein LOC126702660 isoform X2, with the protein product MKGSSKDSWHPIMTGDTTTSSYWMNWRVLLCAIWVSITITFAFTLIWKHEGFRKRHSPETQQESEGGLYDDETWKPCLKGIHPAWLLSFRVLAFLVLLALLIATALTDGGSIFYYYTQWTFTSITIYFGLGSLLSMRGCYQYHKKAGGDRVDNVEVDTELGSCVSTSDSQDSKMSNPSKISGPNTQCHVREPAGFWGYVFQIIFQMNAGAVLLTDCVFWFIIVPFLLIKDYNLNFLVINMHSINAVFLLGETALNCLRFSWFRIGYFCLWTVVYVIFQWILHACVKLWWPYPFLDLSSPYAPLWYLSVALMHIPCYGIFVLIMKLKHLVLSAKFPQSYQCLR
- the LOC126702660 gene encoding uncharacterized protein LOC126702660 isoform X3 yields the protein MPGSSKDSWHPIMTGDTTTSSYWMNWRVLLCAIWVSITITFAFTLIWKHEGFRKRHSPETQQESEGGLYDDETWKPCLKGIHPAWLLSFRVLAFLVLLALLIATALTDGGSIFYYYTQWTFTSITIYFGLGSLLSMRGCYQYHKKAGGDRVDNVEVDTELGSCVSTSDSQDSKMSNPSKISGPNTQCHVREPAGFWGYVFQIIFQMNAGAVLLTDCVFWFIIVPFLLIKDYNLNFLVINMHSINAVFLLGETALNCLRFSWFRIGYFCLWTVVYVIFQWILHACVKLWWPYPFLDLSSPYAPLWYLSVALMHIPCYGIFVLIMKLKHLVLSAKFPQSYQCLR
- the LOC126702660 gene encoding uncharacterized protein LOC126702660 isoform X4; amino-acid sequence: MTGDTTTSSYWMNWRVLLCAIWVSITITFAFTLIWKHEGFRKRHSPETQQESEGGLYDDETWKPCLKGIHPAWLLSFRVLAFLVLLALLIATALTDGGSIFYYYTQWTFTSITIYFGLGSLLSMRGCYQYHKKAGGDRVDNVEVDTELGSCVSTSDSQDSKMSNPSKISGPNTQCHVREPAGFWGYVFQIIFQMNAGAVLLTDCVFWFIIVPFLLIKDYNLNFLVINMHSINAVFLLGETALNCLRFSWFRIGYFCLWTVVYVIFQWILHACVKLWWPYPFLDLSSPYAPLWYLSVALMHIPCYGIFVLIMKLKHLVLSAKFPQSYQCLR